From Labeo rohita strain BAU-BD-2019 chromosome 18, IGBB_LRoh.1.0, whole genome shotgun sequence, the proteins below share one genomic window:
- the LOC127180835 gene encoding cytochrome b-245 light chain, with amino-acid sequence MGKIEWAMWANEQALAAGLIYATGGIVGVAGQFRGWQFAAFGIAAGVFVCLLEYPRSKRGKGTSIERTGQYCLTVCVKAFGPLTRNYYVRALLHAALCVPGGFMLATVLGCVCLGISSLIYLSAAIHGEHWEPILPRTDPPKRVGDSIKEPPQNPPPRPPPELRRKKADKLETAAYDNPMSVTVNE; translated from the exons ATGGGGAAAATTGAGTGGGCGATGTGGGCAAACGAGCAAGCTCTGGCTGCTGGACTTA TTTATGCGACTGGTGGTATTGTTGGGGTGGCTGGTCAGTTCAGAGGCTGGCAGTTTGCAGCATTCGGCAT TGCTgctggtgtgtttgtgtgtttgcttgAATATCCACGCAGCAAACGGGGCAAAGGCACCAGCATTGAGAGAAC TGGTCAGTACTGCCTCACAGTGTGTGTAAAGGCTTTCGGACCCCTGACCAGAAACTATTACGTCAGAGCATTATTGCACGCTGC GTTGTGTGTTCCTGGAGGGTTCATGCTAGCGACAGTTCTGGGATGTGTGTGTCTAGGAATTTCCAGTTTAATCTACCTTTCT GCAGCTATTCACGGAGAGCACTGGGAGCCCATACTGCCCCGCACAGATCCACCAAAGCGTGTTGGGGATAGCATCAAAGAACCTCCACAAAACCCTCCACCTCGGCCTCCTCCTGAACTCCGCCGGAAGAAAGCAGATAAACTAGAGACTGCTGCTTATGACAATCCCATGTCTGTGACCGTCAATGAATAA